One part of the Augochlora pura isolate Apur16 chromosome 3, APUR_v2.2.1, whole genome shotgun sequence genome encodes these proteins:
- the Selr gene encoding methionine sulfoxide reductase SelR isoform X1, producing the protein MSIHLRSLTLLTRNLLLQRGTIRRMTSEIDKEELKKRLTPLQWHVTQEKGTERPFSGCYNKFYERGTYTCIICDQELFSSDTKYDSGCGWPAFNEVLEQGRVKLTKDTTHVGGNLLLLIANPDMVRTEVTCSKCGSHLGHVFNDGPKPTRKRFCINSASINFHSAGEEKKTPS; encoded by the exons ATGTCAATACATCTACGATCTCTTACTCTGCTAACAAGGAATTTATTGCTTCAAAGAG GGACAATTAGAAGAATGACTTCGGAAATTGATAAAGAGGAGTTAAAAAAGCGTTTGACACCACTGCAGTGGCATGTAACGCAGGAAAAAGGGACAGAGAG ACCCTTCAGTGgttgttacaataaattttacgaaagGGGCACGTATACCTGTATAATTTGTGATCAAGAATTATTCTCTTCCGATACAAAATATGACAGTGGTTGTGGTTGGCCAGCATTCAATGAAGTATTGGAACAGGGACGAGTCAAGTTAACCAAAGATACTACGCACG TTGGCGGAAATCTACTACTGCTGATCGCAAACCCAGATATGGTGCGGACCGAAGTAACCTGTTCAAAGTGCGGTTCACATTTGGGGCACGTGTTTAATGATGGTCCAAAGCCCACAAGGAAGCGCTTTTGCATCAACTCTGCATCCATAAACTTCCATTCGGCaggagaagaaaagaagacaCCGTCATAA
- the LOC144467990 gene encoding F-box-like/WD repeat-containing protein TBL1XR1 → MSFSSDEVNFLVYRYLQESGFQHSAYTFGIESHISQSNINGALVPPAALLSILQKGLQYTEAEISIGEDGTEQRMVESLSLIDAVMPDVVASRQNQINQQKQQVKTEVQDTNGEEVVTSNEGVGTNERGGDRTEMEVDEQQQGSGAGSAGASAVEIPESKATKLRGHESEVFICAWNPTTDLLASGSGDSTARIWDMSDNSQAPNQLVLRHCIQKGGTEVPSNKDVTSLDWKCDGTLLATGSYDGYARIWKTDGRLASTLGQHKGPIFALKWNKRGNYILSAGVDKTTIIWDAESGQCTQQFSFHCAPALDVDWQTNTSFASCSTDQCIHVCKLNVDKPIKSFQGHTNEVNAIKWDPQGNLLASCSDDMSLKIWSMKQDTWVHNLQAHSKEIYTIKWSPTGPGTHNPNMNLTLASASFDSTVRLWDVERGTCIHTLTKHTEPVYSVAFSPDGKFLASGSFDKCVHIWSTQSGQLVHSYRGTGGIFEVCWNSRGDKVGASASDGSVFVLDLRKL, encoded by the exons ATGAGCTTCTCTAGTGATGAAGTCAATTTCTTGGTTTACCGATATTTACAAGAGTCCG gatTTCAACATTCTGCATATACATTTGGAATAGAATCACATATATCACAAAGTAACATAAATGGAGCATTAGTACCACCAGCAGCACTTTTGTCCATACTCCAAAAAGGATTACAGTACACAGAGGCTGAAATATCAATAGGTGAAGATGGCACTGAGCAAAGAATGGTTGAATCATTATCCCTTATTGATGCTGTTATGCCAGATGTTGTTGCATCTAGgcaaaatcaaattaatcaaCAGAAACAACAGGTGAAAACAGAAGTGCAAGATACAAATGGAGAAGAAG ttgtTACCTCTAATGAAGGTGTAGGCACAAATGAGAGAGGAGGAGATAGAACAGAAATGGAAGTGGACGAACAACAACAAGGTTCAGGTGCAGGAAGTGCAGGAGCTAGTGCAGTTGAAATTCCAGAAAGTAAAGCTACAAAATTACGTGGTCACGAATCAGAAGTGTTTATATGTGCATGGAATCCAACAACTGATCTCTTGGCATCTGGTTCTGGAGATAGTACAGCACGTATTTGGGATATGTCTGATAATTCTCAAGCACCTAATCAACTTGTTCTTCGTCACTGCATACAGAAAGGTGGTACAGAAGTACCAAGTAATAAAGATGTTACTTCTTTAGATTGGAAG TGTGATGGTACCTTATTAGCAACTGGAAGTTATGATGGTTATGCAAGAATTTGGAAAACAGATGGTAGATTGGCTTCAACTCTAGGTCAACACAAAGGTCCTATTTTTGCGTTAAAGTGGAACAAACgtggaaattatatattgagTGCTGGCGTGGATAAAACAACAATTATATGGGATGCAGAAAGTGGACAGTGTACCCAACAGTTTAGTTTTCATTGTGCACCTGCCTTAGATGTTGATTGGCAAACAAATACATCATTCGCTAGTTGTTCTACAGATCAATGTATACATGTGTGTAAACTTAATGTAGACAAACCAATCAAGAGCTTCCAAGGTCATACA aatGAAGTTAATGCTATTAAATGGGACCCTCAAGGCAATTTGTTAGCTAGTTGTTCAGATGATATGAGTCTTAAAATTTGGTCCATGAAACAGGATACATGGGTACATAATCTCCAGGCTCATagcaaagaaatatatacaattaagtGGTCACCAACTGGACCTGGAACACATAATCCAAATATGAATTTAACTTTAGCTAGCGCATCTTTTGATTCGACAGTAAGGTTATGGGATGTAGAGAGAGGCACATGTATACACACACTAACAAAACACACAGAGCCAGTTTACAGCGTAGCATTTAGTCCAGACGGTAAATTTCTTGCTAGCGGAAGTTTCGACAAATGTGTTCATATTTGGTCTACTCAG AGCGGTCAATTGGTGCACAGTTATAGAGGTACAGGCGGAATTTTCGAAGTCTGTTGGAACAGTCGAGGCGATAAAGTTGGCGCTTCTGCATCCGATGGCAGTGTGTTTGTTCTTGATCTTCGTAAACTGTGA
- the Selr gene encoding methionine sulfoxide reductase SelR isoform X3 produces MTSEIDKEELKKRLTPLQWHVTQEKGTERPFSGCYNKFYERGTYTCIICDQELFSSDTKYDSGCGWPAFNEVLEQGRVKLTKDTTHVGGNLLLLIANPDMVRTEVTCSKCGSHLGHVFNDGPKPTRKRFCINSASINFHSAGEEKKTPS; encoded by the exons ATGACTTCGGAAATTGATAAAGAGGAGTTAAAAAAGCGTTTGACACCACTGCAGTGGCATGTAACGCAGGAAAAAGGGACAGAGAG ACCCTTCAGTGgttgttacaataaattttacgaaagGGGCACGTATACCTGTATAATTTGTGATCAAGAATTATTCTCTTCCGATACAAAATATGACAGTGGTTGTGGTTGGCCAGCATTCAATGAAGTATTGGAACAGGGACGAGTCAAGTTAACCAAAGATACTACGCACG TTGGCGGAAATCTACTACTGCTGATCGCAAACCCAGATATGGTGCGGACCGAAGTAACCTGTTCAAAGTGCGGTTCACATTTGGGGCACGTGTTTAATGATGGTCCAAAGCCCACAAGGAAGCGCTTTTGCATCAACTCTGCATCCATAAACTTCCATTCGGCaggagaagaaaagaagacaCCGTCATAA
- the Selr gene encoding methionine sulfoxide reductase SelR isoform X2: MSIHLRSLTLLTRNLLLQRGTIRRMTSEIDKEELKKRLTPLQWHVTQEKGTERPFSGCYNKFYERGTYTCIICDQELFSSDTKYDSGCGWPAFNEVLEQGRVKLTKDTTHDMVRTEVTCSKCGSHLGHVFNDGPKPTRKRFCINSASINFHSAGEEKKTPS, translated from the exons ATGTCAATACATCTACGATCTCTTACTCTGCTAACAAGGAATTTATTGCTTCAAAGAG GGACAATTAGAAGAATGACTTCGGAAATTGATAAAGAGGAGTTAAAAAAGCGTTTGACACCACTGCAGTGGCATGTAACGCAGGAAAAAGGGACAGAGAG ACCCTTCAGTGgttgttacaataaattttacgaaagGGGCACGTATACCTGTATAATTTGTGATCAAGAATTATTCTCTTCCGATACAAAATATGACAGTGGTTGTGGTTGGCCAGCATTCAATGAAGTATTGGAACAGGGACGAGTCAAGTTAACCAAAGATACTACGCACG ATATGGTGCGGACCGAAGTAACCTGTTCAAAGTGCGGTTCACATTTGGGGCACGTGTTTAATGATGGTCCAAAGCCCACAAGGAAGCGCTTTTGCATCAACTCTGCATCCATAAACTTCCATTCGGCaggagaagaaaagaagacaCCGTCATAA